The Bifidobacterium eulemuris genome includes a window with the following:
- a CDS encoding AbrB family transcriptional regulator, translating into MTDENSNETTSASQGFEPLTETYERLRHSTDSAELSEFARRPLPDRADQASFSRATALLEAVAGNPHTPVEDRLFLAQTMPFPNVLIKLSVDAEPAVRQAVAANEDSKNWLLGRLTKDPIPEVRDTALTNKHTSWKMRLEGAQNPETDTQTLDYLGVLGTELESGASPILSSMVRRAVALNPNTSAEMREKLATDPSEEVRRAAGR; encoded by the coding sequence ATGACCGACGAGAACAGCAATGAGACCACATCCGCTTCGCAGGGCTTCGAACCGTTGACGGAGACTTACGAACGTCTGCGCCATTCCACCGATTCCGCGGAACTCAGCGAATTCGCACGCCGGCCGTTGCCCGACCGCGCCGACCAGGCCTCGTTCTCACGAGCCACGGCATTGCTGGAGGCCGTGGCAGGCAATCCCCACACGCCAGTCGAGGACCGTCTGTTCCTCGCCCAAACCATGCCGTTCCCGAATGTGCTGATCAAATTGTCGGTCGATGCCGAGCCCGCGGTGCGCCAAGCCGTCGCCGCCAACGAGGACAGCAAGAACTGGCTGCTTGGCCGCCTGACCAAGGATCCGATTCCTGAAGTGCGCGACACCGCGCTCACCAACAAGCACACGTCATGGAAGATGCGTCTGGAGGGGGCGCAGAATCCCGAAACGGATACCCAGACCTTGGATTATCTTGGGGTTCTCGGCACGGAACTCGAATCAGGGGCCTCGCCGATCCTCTCGTCCATGGTGCGCCGCGCCGTGGCGTTGAATCCCAACACCAGCGCGGAAATGCGCGAAAAACTGGCGACGGATCCGTCCGAAGAGGTGCGCCGCGCCGCAGGCCGGTAG
- a CDS encoding zinc-dependent alcohol dehydrogenase family protein — protein MKALVLTGVKEFEIQELPTPAIAPNEVLINTAYAGVCGTDHDLYAGRPGSAAAVPPIVLGHENSGVVAAVGAEVTNVVVGDRVAVDPNIYCGQCEFCLTQRPELCDHLSAVGVTRDGGLAEQFTAPATVVYKLPDNVSLRDAAAIEPVSCGVHGLDLLDLHPYQKALVIGDGFMGQIFAQLLQAYGVHQVDLAGIFDEKLKRNQEEFGVANIYNTTREAIPADSYDVVIEAVGLPATQAQAVAATKKGAQVLMFGVGPQEAHFEMNTYDIYKKQLTIQGSFINPLTFRDAISLVSAGKMNIGGLISHELELEQVQDFLDGKIAGVSKAVVKLGE, from the coding sequence ATGAAGGCTCTCGTGCTCACCGGCGTCAAGGAATTCGAAATCCAGGAACTGCCGACCCCGGCCATCGCGCCGAATGAGGTGCTTATCAACACCGCTTATGCGGGCGTGTGCGGCACCGACCACGACCTGTACGCCGGCCGTCCCGGCTCCGCCGCCGCCGTGCCGCCGATCGTGCTCGGCCATGAGAACTCCGGCGTGGTCGCCGCCGTCGGCGCGGAAGTGACCAACGTGGTCGTCGGCGACCGCGTGGCCGTCGACCCGAACATCTACTGCGGCCAGTGCGAGTTCTGCCTCACGCAGCGCCCCGAACTGTGCGACCATCTCTCCGCCGTGGGCGTGACCCGCGACGGCGGCCTCGCCGAACAGTTCACCGCCCCGGCCACCGTGGTCTACAAGCTGCCCGACAACGTCTCCCTGCGCGACGCCGCCGCCATCGAGCCCGTCTCCTGCGGCGTGCACGGCCTCGACCTGCTCGATCTGCATCCTTATCAGAAGGCGCTGGTCATCGGCGACGGCTTCATGGGGCAGATTTTCGCCCAGCTGCTGCAGGCCTATGGCGTGCATCAGGTCGACCTCGCCGGCATCTTCGACGAGAAGCTCAAGCGCAACCAGGAGGAGTTCGGCGTCGCCAATATCTACAACACCACCCGCGAGGCCATCCCGGCCGACTCCTACGACGTGGTGATCGAGGCCGTCGGTCTGCCCGCCACCCAGGCGCAGGCCGTGGCCGCCACCAAGAAGGGCGCGCAGGTGCTGATGTTCGGCGTCGGCCCGCAGGAGGCGCATTTCGAGATGAACACCTACGACATCTACAAGAAGCAGCTGACCATCCAAGGCTCCTTCATCAACCCGCTCACCTTCCGCGACGCGATCTCGCTGGTGTCGGCCGGCAAGATGAACATCGGCGGCCTGATCAGCCACGAGCTGGAACTCGAGCAGGTGCAGGACTTCCTCGACGGCAAGATCGCCGGCGTCTCCAAGGCCGTCGTCAAGCTCGGCGAGTAA
- a CDS encoding LacI family DNA-binding transcriptional regulator translates to MPATLADIAQKAGVSQATVSRVMNGKPGVSNETREAILKLAELLGVPTNTARHDSTQLIALITPDLSNPIFPQFVNTLSTLLTQQRALPILCTYAFSGTSEASLINMLQTQPIQGAILLAGNFDTNSSDHSIYQSLVDRGIPLVFLNESAHDINGFYVETDHTSAMTMALKHLINLGHTNIGVLLGDHNHYPTIAMYQASERFFLQHEIPHSEDLTAWTTYGVESGKEKARQLIDQGATAIACASDQLALGAIQAAKDMGLQVPKDISVTGFDDSLLAAQTSPALTTVRQPVSAICQSMVRSLFAMMQDKMLSARHETISHQPELIVRDSTAICKK, encoded by the coding sequence ATGCCCGCCACCCTCGCAGATATCGCACAAAAAGCCGGAGTCAGCCAAGCGACAGTCTCTCGCGTAATGAACGGAAAACCCGGAGTTTCAAACGAAACAAGGGAGGCTATCCTGAAACTGGCAGAATTGCTTGGAGTGCCGACCAACACCGCCCGGCACGACAGCACTCAACTCATCGCCCTCATAACCCCGGATTTATCAAATCCGATTTTTCCGCAGTTCGTCAACACACTCAGCACCCTGCTGACGCAGCAACGGGCATTACCGATTCTCTGCACTTACGCTTTTTCCGGCACGTCCGAAGCCTCACTCATCAATATGTTGCAAACGCAGCCCATCCAAGGGGCGATTCTGCTTGCCGGAAATTTTGACACCAACTCCAGCGACCACAGCATCTACCAGTCTTTGGTAGACCGAGGAATCCCCCTAGTCTTCCTCAACGAATCAGCCCATGACATCAACGGCTTCTACGTGGAGACCGACCATACCTCAGCGATGACCATGGCGTTAAAGCACCTGATCAATCTAGGTCATACCAACATAGGCGTGCTTCTCGGCGATCATAATCACTACCCCACCATCGCCATGTACCAAGCGTCTGAGCGTTTTTTCCTCCAACATGAAATCCCCCACAGCGAAGACCTCACCGCATGGACCACCTACGGTGTGGAATCAGGCAAGGAAAAAGCCCGTCAGCTCATCGACCAAGGAGCCACAGCCATTGCGTGCGCCAGCGATCAACTGGCGCTGGGAGCCATACAAGCGGCAAAGGACATGGGGTTGCAGGTGCCCAAAGATATTTCAGTAACGGGATTCGACGATTCGTTACTCGCCGCACAGACCTCCCCCGCGCTCACCACCGTTCGTCAACCCGTATCCGCCATATGCCAGTCTATGGTCCGAAGCCTGTTCGCGATGATGCAGGACAAAATGCTTTCCGCCCGGCACGAGACCATTTCACACCAACCAGAACTCATTGTCCGCGACTCAACCGCAATTTGCAAAAAATAG
- a CDS encoding VOC family protein — translation MTTPMTAFTTDLQHSGMPAKDLDETIEFYTTKLGFELAGLFKNGENRCAFLRYGHLTIETWEGDPAPMTTGAINHWAFDTPDIEAAFENAKALGLDFKDTEIQSIPTFWDNGIRYFNVYGPNGETIEFCQIV, via the coding sequence ATGACCACACCTATGACCGCGTTCACCACTGACCTGCAGCATTCCGGCATGCCGGCCAAGGATCTGGACGAGACCATTGAGTTCTACACCACCAAGCTCGGCTTCGAACTGGCCGGCCTGTTCAAGAACGGCGAGAACCGCTGCGCCTTCCTGCGCTACGGGCATCTGACCATCGAAACCTGGGAGGGCGATCCCGCGCCGATGACCACGGGCGCGATCAACCACTGGGCCTTCGATACGCCGGATATCGAAGCCGCGTTCGAGAACGCGAAGGCGCTGGGATTGGACTTCAAAGACACCGAGATCCAGTCCATCCCCACGTTCTGGGATAACGGCATCCGCTATTTCAACGTCTACGGCCCCAACGGCGAGACCATCGAATTCTGTCAGATCGTGTGA
- the rpsI gene encoding 30S ribosomal protein S9: MAENTNDSQVQETEELTSYTTETNEGAGTGTSAIEPGYGTGRRKEAVARVRLIPGSGKWTINGRTLEEYFPSKLLQREVNSPIVLLKLEGKFDAIVLVDGGGTTGQAGAIRLGVARALNAIDRDANRATLKKAGFLTRDSRVVERKKAGLHKARRAPQFSKR, encoded by the coding sequence ATGGCTGAAAACACCAACGACTCCCAGGTTCAGGAAACCGAAGAGCTCACCAGCTACACCACCGAGACCAACGAGGGCGCCGGCACCGGCACCTCCGCGATCGAGCCGGGCTACGGCACCGGTCGCCGCAAGGAGGCAGTCGCCCGCGTGCGTCTGATTCCGGGCTCCGGCAAGTGGACCATCAACGGCCGCACCCTGGAGGAGTACTTCCCCTCCAAGCTGCTGCAGCGTGAGGTCAACTCCCCGATCGTGCTGCTCAAGCTCGAAGGCAAGTTCGACGCGATCGTCCTCGTTGACGGCGGCGGCACCACCGGCCAGGCCGGCGCCATCCGCCTCGGCGTGGCCCGCGCGCTCAACGCCATCGACCGCGATGCCAACCGCGCCACCCTGAAGAAGGCTGGCTTCCTGACCCGCGACTCCCGTGTCGTGGAGCGCAAGAAGGCCGGTCTGCACAAGGCTCGCCGCGCACCGCAGTTCTCCAAGCGTTAA
- a CDS encoding CapA family protein produces the protein MKHASGYGHYGAMRDRVGTAWVVPLSIVVAILVVIAVWFATRGTDAPGTTSADGSNASVRADLEKTEATPTPVVEHHGNSPDCPDTDCIAMLVNGDLLFHEGLWSQFAGADTSATDGTAFNFDPLFEPMRKYIQASDIAVCEFETPIAQRGGPYSAYPIFNIPAEVADAAKNAGYTACTHATNHSWDQGADGIARLWDTLEANGIAQTGSYKTEADSTKPLVIDSPTGGGKLGLVTGTVSLNGMSADYDWQVDRLRESGDPNHQSDIDKAVAKAEAAREQGADVVAMAMHSVQEYIDYADSWQISEAHALADTGAFDVIYGAGCHCAQPIENYNGTWIVYGLGNAVTESANTAATIVNNQGVTARIQFAGKKGVAGSWRVNRIDWIPTANVRQGGYQWCSIAADKPDGPCWGDDQDAQVRQRIWDVIYSMGADQNVVREWNITEEQAQQTAQ, from the coding sequence ATGAAACATGCGAGCGGCTACGGCCATTACGGTGCGATGCGTGATCGCGTCGGCACCGCGTGGGTGGTTCCCTTAAGCATCGTGGTCGCCATCCTCGTGGTGATCGCGGTATGGTTCGCCACAAGGGGAACCGACGCGCCCGGCACCACGTCCGCCGACGGTTCCAACGCCAGCGTGCGGGCCGATTTGGAGAAAACCGAGGCGACGCCGACTCCGGTGGTCGAACACCACGGCAACTCGCCGGACTGCCCCGACACCGACTGCATCGCCATGCTCGTCAACGGCGACCTGTTGTTCCACGAAGGCCTGTGGAGTCAGTTCGCCGGCGCGGACACCTCCGCCACCGATGGCACGGCATTCAACTTCGACCCGCTGTTCGAGCCGATGCGCAAATACATCCAAGCCTCCGACATCGCCGTCTGCGAATTCGAGACGCCCATCGCCCAGCGCGGCGGCCCCTACTCGGCGTACCCGATCTTCAACATCCCCGCCGAAGTGGCCGATGCGGCCAAAAACGCGGGCTATACCGCCTGCACGCACGCCACCAACCATTCATGGGACCAAGGCGCCGACGGCATCGCCCGCCTATGGGACACGCTGGAGGCGAACGGCATCGCCCAGACCGGCTCCTACAAAACCGAGGCGGATTCCACCAAACCGCTCGTCATCGATTCGCCGACCGGCGGCGGCAAGCTGGGCCTGGTCACCGGCACGGTGTCCCTCAACGGCATGAGTGCCGACTATGACTGGCAGGTGGACCGCCTGCGCGAATCCGGCGATCCGAACCACCAGTCGGATATCGACAAGGCGGTGGCCAAAGCCGAGGCCGCGCGCGAGCAAGGCGCCGACGTGGTGGCCATGGCCATGCATTCCGTGCAGGAGTACATCGACTACGCCGATTCCTGGCAGATCTCCGAAGCCCACGCGCTCGCCGACACGGGCGCCTTCGATGTGATCTATGGTGCCGGATGCCATTGCGCGCAGCCGATCGAGAACTACAACGGCACGTGGATCGTCTACGGTCTGGGCAATGCGGTCACCGAATCCGCCAACACCGCGGCGACCATCGTCAACAACCAGGGCGTCACCGCCCGCATCCAGTTCGCCGGCAAGAAAGGCGTCGCCGGCTCATGGCGCGTCAACCGCATCGACTGGATCCCCACCGCGAATGTGCGCCAAGGCGGCTACCAATGGTGTTCGATCGCCGCGGACAAGCCGGATGGCCCATGTTGGGGAGACGACCAGGACGCCCAGGTGCGGCAACGCATATGGGACGTCATCTATTCGATGGGTGCCGACCAGAACGTGGTGCGCGAATGGAACATCACCGAAGAGCAGGCGCAGCAGACCGCGCAATAG
- the malQ gene encoding 4-alpha-glucanotransferase, whose product MTENFESEERLARPLIRLARLVGIATSYTGMSHDWHEIDDDVLVEVLAALGVDARDESIALDSIRGILRERHGRLVAPTVLHIAGREDHALVNTGILEVPSGTITLENGEEYEGTLVPGPGDGSKAYEVDGKFVSTASLAIPADLPIGYHTLHVTVAGRTEDATLISVPERVELLDEMKSGSLWGWMAQLYSIRSAGSWGVGDYEDLKTLLVESKQRTGADFMLINPMHAAEPVSPLTPSPYLPVSRSLVNFTYIRPERVAEYAQLDEATRAQIDALHAETDPLNGDSQVIDRDTMWGAKMRALWLIFKAGRSAERQARFDAFKAEQGDDLEAYATWCLCYDKWGAPDGGEENWERTLTKDSEQVVALRDRFPDTLDFYRWLEWVAVEQFNAAQQAARDAGMAIGVMADMAVGVHPNGSEVWWNPERFAKGATVGAPPDMFNQQGQNWSQPPLNPLDLERTGYAAYRQMVHSMFARAGAVRIDHILGLFRLWWIPEGRSATDGAYVHYDADVMLGILALEASRAGGVVVGEDLGVVPDYVADSLSAHGLLGCAVEWFEQRDGVFRTPKQWREYALASVNTHDLPPAAGYLEYEHVQIRERLGLLSCPVEEFQASAQAEQDAMIAMLVDNGYLDAQAAADRVANEKTIVEALYRALTDSPCKLLAASITDAVGEKRAQNQPGTNNEYPNWRIPLGDEHGNVVPVEGLFDRESVQRIAAIMRG is encoded by the coding sequence ATGACAGAGAACTTTGAGAGTGAAGAACGTCTGGCACGTCCGCTGATTCGTTTGGCTCGATTGGTCGGAATCGCCACAAGTTACACTGGCATGAGCCATGACTGGCACGAGATCGACGATGATGTCCTGGTCGAAGTGCTGGCGGCGCTTGGCGTCGACGCCCGTGACGAATCCATCGCGCTCGACTCCATCCGCGGGATCCTGCGCGAACGACATGGCCGTCTGGTCGCGCCCACCGTGCTGCATATCGCCGGCCGTGAAGATCACGCGTTGGTGAACACCGGAATCCTGGAGGTCCCCTCGGGCACGATCACTCTGGAGAACGGCGAGGAATACGAGGGCACGCTGGTTCCCGGCCCTGGGGATGGCTCGAAGGCCTACGAGGTGGACGGCAAATTCGTGTCCACCGCCTCGCTCGCCATTCCCGCGGATCTGCCGATCGGCTACCACACCCTGCATGTCACGGTCGCCGGCCGCACGGAGGACGCCACGCTGATCAGCGTTCCCGAGCGGGTGGAATTGCTGGACGAGATGAAGTCCGGCAGCCTGTGGGGGTGGATGGCGCAGCTGTACTCCATCCGCTCCGCCGGATCGTGGGGCGTGGGTGACTACGAGGACCTCAAAACCCTGCTGGTGGAGTCCAAGCAGCGCACGGGCGCCGATTTCATGCTGATCAATCCGATGCATGCGGCCGAGCCGGTCTCCCCGCTGACCCCGTCGCCGTATCTGCCGGTGTCGCGCAGTCTGGTGAACTTCACCTACATCCGCCCCGAACGCGTCGCCGAATACGCGCAGCTGGACGAGGCCACGCGCGCCCAGATCGACGCGCTTCACGCCGAAACCGATCCGCTGAACGGCGATTCGCAGGTTATCGACCGCGACACCATGTGGGGCGCGAAGATGCGCGCGCTGTGGCTGATCTTCAAAGCCGGGCGCAGCGCGGAACGTCAGGCGCGGTTCGACGCGTTCAAGGCGGAGCAGGGCGATGATTTGGAGGCCTACGCCACATGGTGCCTGTGCTATGACAAGTGGGGCGCGCCCGATGGCGGCGAGGAGAACTGGGAACGTACGCTCACCAAGGATTCCGAACAGGTCGTCGCGCTGAGGGATCGGTTCCCCGACACGCTTGATTTCTACCGTTGGCTGGAATGGGTCGCCGTGGAGCAGTTCAACGCGGCGCAGCAGGCCGCGCGCGATGCGGGCATGGCCATCGGCGTGATGGCCGATATGGCCGTCGGCGTGCATCCCAACGGTTCCGAAGTGTGGTGGAATCCCGAGCGCTTCGCCAAAGGCGCGACCGTGGGCGCCCCGCCGGACATGTTCAACCAGCAGGGCCAGAATTGGAGCCAGCCGCCGTTGAACCCGCTCGATCTGGAGCGTACCGGCTACGCCGCCTACCGCCAGATGGTTCATAGCATGTTCGCGCGCGCCGGCGCGGTGCGTATCGACCATATCCTCGGCCTGTTCCGCCTGTGGTGGATTCCCGAGGGACGCAGCGCGACGGATGGCGCCTATGTGCACTACGACGCCGATGTCATGCTGGGCATCCTCGCGCTGGAGGCCTCGCGCGCCGGCGGTGTCGTCGTCGGCGAGGACTTGGGCGTGGTGCCCGATTACGTGGCCGACTCGCTGTCCGCGCATGGTCTGTTGGGCTGCGCGGTCGAATGGTTCGAACAGCGCGACGGTGTGTTCCGCACGCCGAAGCAGTGGCGCGAATACGCGCTCGCCTCGGTGAACACGCATGATCTGCCGCCGGCGGCCGGCTATCTCGAGTATGAGCATGTGCAGATCCGCGAACGTCTGGGACTGCTGTCGTGCCCGGTCGAGGAGTTCCAGGCCAGCGCCCAGGCCGAGCAGGATGCGATGATCGCGATGCTGGTCGACAACGGCTATCTCGACGCGCAGGCCGCCGCGGACCGTGTGGCCAACGAGAAGACGATCGTGGAGGCCCTGTACCGCGCGCTCACCGATTCGCCGTGCAAACTGCTCGCCGCCTCGATCACCGACGCGGTGGGCGAGAAGCGCGCGCAGAACCAGCCGGGCACCAATAACGAGTATCCGAACTGGCGTATTCCGCTGGGTGACGAGCACGGCAACGTGGTTCCGGTCGAGGGATTGTTCGACCGCGAGTCCGTGCAGCGCATCGCCGCGATCATGCGGGGCTGA
- a CDS encoding EamA family transporter yields MKKAVLDVLNRVPVVCIVIGQALIIYVATAIAKLAFTQLDPLYAVWYRVGFMAVLLMAWRRPWSKAKREAMFHRTPRGWALVALLGCSIMLMNTMFYVAISNMDMGIAVAIEFLGPLAVAVITGNGWRERIGIGIAALGVVLLAGISLTGSSDGNFAVGLVAILIGGTMWGVYIVTGRKVASRGSSLDNLAVGIAIGWLVQSLFLAVPAVSHVVHPKPDATWALEPGGSWMLLGLLFLISLFASFIPYMVEQVTMRRTTSGTFSVMQSINPAVAVAVGLAFGEIPSLGELGGVALVILAVVITFSGDSAASR; encoded by the coding sequence GTGAAGAAGGCTGTGCTTGATGTGTTGAACCGTGTGCCGGTGGTCTGTATCGTGATCGGACAGGCGTTGATCATCTACGTGGCCACGGCCATCGCCAAACTCGCGTTCACGCAGCTCGATCCCTTGTATGCGGTGTGGTACCGCGTCGGTTTCATGGCGGTGCTGCTGATGGCGTGGCGCAGGCCATGGTCCAAAGCCAAACGGGAGGCGATGTTCCACCGCACGCCGCGAGGCTGGGCGCTGGTCGCGTTGCTTGGCTGCTCGATCATGCTGATGAACACCATGTTCTATGTGGCGATCAGCAATATGGACATGGGCATCGCCGTGGCCATCGAGTTCCTTGGTCCGCTTGCGGTGGCGGTGATCACCGGCAACGGCTGGCGCGAGCGCATCGGCATCGGCATCGCCGCGCTCGGCGTGGTGCTGCTGGCCGGCATCTCGCTGACGGGGTCGTCGGACGGCAATTTCGCGGTCGGATTGGTCGCGATTCTCATCGGCGGCACGATGTGGGGCGTATATATCGTCACCGGGCGCAAAGTGGCTTCGCGCGGCAGTTCCTTGGACAACCTCGCCGTCGGCATCGCCATCGGATGGCTGGTGCAGTCGCTGTTCCTCGCCGTGCCGGCGGTCTCCCACGTCGTCCACCCCAAGCCGGACGCCACGTGGGCGTTGGAGCCCGGCGGCTCGTGGATGCTGCTCGGACTGCTGTTTCTGATCTCGCTGTTCGCCTCGTTCATCCCTTATATGGTGGAGCAGGTGACCATGCGCCGCACCACGTCGGGCACGTTCTCGGTGATGCAGTCGATCAACCCCGCCGTCGCGGTGGCCGTCGGCCTTGCGTTCGGTGAAATCCCCAGTCTCGGGGAACTCGGCGGCGTCGCCTTGGTGATTCTGGCCGTCGTCATCACCTTTTCCGGCGATTCCGCCGCGTCCCGCTAA
- a CDS encoding IMPACT family protein, which produces MRTILNPADQPAHASLVEKKSEFIGDAAHIDSLEEALAFVETIREQHPKARHVAYAAVTGGADGRLSERMSDDGEPSGTAGKPILDVLRQSGSTDCVVAVTRYFGGILLGSGGLVRAYSSAASLAMKAATAASIVPCQRYRLRLEYPQLARLQQLLAQSDGTQDQETYTDRVELVVAVPVENAARFEDRVREAFNAALTPEPLDCVNRAVPDAGSGADAGQVGV; this is translated from the coding sequence ATGCGCACGATTCTGAATCCTGCCGACCAGCCGGCGCACGCCTCGCTGGTGGAGAAGAAATCCGAATTCATCGGCGACGCCGCCCATATCGACTCGCTTGAGGAGGCGCTCGCGTTCGTGGAGACGATCCGCGAACAGCATCCCAAAGCCCGGCATGTGGCGTATGCGGCGGTGACGGGTGGCGCGGATGGCCGGCTGAGCGAGCGTATGAGCGATGACGGCGAACCTTCCGGCACCGCGGGCAAGCCGATCCTCGACGTGCTGCGCCAAAGCGGCTCCACGGATTGCGTGGTGGCTGTCACCCGGTATTTCGGCGGTATTCTGCTGGGTTCGGGCGGTTTGGTGCGCGCGTATTCGTCGGCCGCTTCGTTGGCGATGAAGGCCGCGACCGCGGCGAGCATCGTGCCCTGCCAGCGGTATCGGCTGAGGTTGGAGTATCCGCAGTTGGCCCGATTGCAGCAGTTGCTGGCGCAAAGCGACGGCACTCAGGATCAGGAGACTTACACCGATAGGGTAGAGCTGGTGGTGGCCGTGCCCGTCGAGAATGCGGCGCGTTTCGAGGATCGGGTGCGTGAGGCGTTCAACGCCGCGTTGACGCCGGAGCCGTTGGATTGCGTGAACCGCGCCGTGCCGGATGCGGGTTCGGGCGCGGATGCCGGTCAGGTCGGCGTCTGA
- a CDS encoding NAD(P)-dependent oxidoreductase, with translation MTQVFETQSDRADLPLVVMPAVLDAMVEPIKAQFPQLHDIARVRMFEEFTSDEGTLADRAQGADVLLIGGYHISDALLRRLADGGVKCLVFCGTGVASYVNLELAETLNLRVCNAEHYGDNAVAELTFALLFELIRRTGELDAATKRGDWSWAGGDGLQLAGKRLGIIGLGGIGATVARIARAFGMRVSAWSAHVPEKMFADCGAAPVADLGDLIEDSDVVSVHMPLLEGEHGTRGIITAEHLERLRPGTLFVNTARAEVIEPGALLARLQRGDIPAALDVYDHEPLAADDPLCQIPGIVLTPHVGWRTDGAFVELTRQMVACAAAFLQGERLNVVVSER, from the coding sequence ATGACGCAAGTATTCGAAACCCAATCCGACCGCGCCGACCTGCCGCTTGTGGTGATGCCCGCGGTGCTCGATGCGATGGTCGAACCGATCAAGGCCCAGTTCCCGCAATTGCATGACATCGCCCGCGTGCGCATGTTCGAGGAGTTCACCTCCGACGAAGGCACGCTCGCCGACCGCGCGCAAGGCGCGGATGTGCTGCTGATCGGCGGCTACCACATCAGCGACGCGCTGCTGCGCCGTCTTGCCGACGGCGGCGTCAAATGCCTGGTGTTCTGCGGCACCGGCGTGGCCAGCTACGTCAACCTCGAATTGGCCGAGACGTTGAACCTGCGTGTGTGCAACGCCGAGCACTACGGCGACAACGCGGTGGCCGAACTCACCTTCGCGTTGCTGTTCGAACTGATCCGCCGCACCGGCGAGCTCGACGCGGCCACCAAACGCGGCGACTGGTCGTGGGCCGGTGGCGACGGCCTGCAGTTGGCCGGCAAACGTCTGGGCATCATCGGACTCGGCGGCATCGGCGCCACCGTGGCCCGCATCGCCCGCGCCTTCGGCATGCGGGTGAGCGCTTGGAGCGCGCATGTTCCCGAGAAGATGTTCGCCGACTGCGGCGCGGCCCCGGTGGCCGATCTAGGCGACCTGATCGAGGATTCGGATGTCGTCTCCGTGCATATGCCGCTGCTGGAAGGCGAGCATGGCACGCGCGGCATCATCACCGCCGAGCATTTGGAACGCCTGCGCCCGGGCACGCTGTTCGTCAACACGGCCCGCGCCGAGGTGATCGAGCCGGGCGCGCTGCTCGCCCGACTGCAACGAGGCGACATCCCCGCCGCGCTCGACGTGTATGACCATGAGCCGCTGGCCGCGGACGATCCGTTGTGCCAAATCCCCGGCATCGTGCTCACGCCGCATGTGGGATGGCGCACCGACGGCGCGTTCGTGGAGCTCACCCGCCAGATGGTCGCCTGCGCGGCCGCCTTTCTGCAAGGCGAACGGCTGAACGTCGTGGTGTCGGAACGCTGA
- the rplM gene encoding 50S ribosomal protein L13 → MKTFTPKPADLTHDWYVVDATDVVLGRLASQVATLLRGKNKPTYAPHADSGNHVIIINADKIALTGNKMGKELYMHSGRPGGLRRDSYAELLEKNPERIIRAAVKGMLPKNRLAKVQLDRLRIFRGAEHPHVAQKPQAFEIAQVSQQAK, encoded by the coding sequence GTGAAAACTTTCACTCCGAAGCCAGCTGATCTGACTCATGACTGGTATGTTGTCGACGCCACCGACGTGGTGCTCGGTCGTCTCGCCTCCCAGGTCGCAACCCTGCTGCGTGGCAAGAACAAGCCGACCTATGCGCCCCACGCCGATTCCGGCAACCATGTGATCATCATCAACGCCGACAAGATTGCTCTGACCGGCAACAAGATGGGCAAGGAACTCTACATGCACTCCGGCCGTCCGGGCGGTCTGCGTCGCGATTCCTACGCCGAGCTGCTCGAGAAGAACCCCGAGCGCATCATCCGCGCCGCCGTCAAGGGCATGCTGCCGAAGAACCGTCTGGCCAAGGTGCAGCTTGATCGTCTGCGCATCTTCCGTGGCGCCGAGCACCCGCACGTCGCCCAGAAGCCGCAGGCTTTCGAGATCGCCCAGGTCTCGCAACAGGCCAAGTGA